The following proteins are encoded in a genomic region of Hippoglossus hippoglossus isolate fHipHip1 chromosome 3, fHipHip1.pri, whole genome shotgun sequence:
- the LOC117753437 gene encoding piggyBac transposable element-derived protein 4-like, with amino-acid sequence NPGPEVTVDEQLVPFRGRCPFRQYMPSKPAKYGIKSWVACDAKSSYAWKMQVYTGKPSGGRPERNQGLRVVLDVTEGLHGRNPELPTGLLAVKGREVFSSKFAFTPTATLVSYIPKKNRNVVLLSTRHPEADISDREDGKPVNVLDYNRNKGGVDNLDKVIGTYSCRR; translated from the exons aacccggggcccgaagtgaccgtggacgagcaactggttccgttcagag gccggtgtccattccgtcagtacatgcccagcaagccggcgaaatacgggatcaagtcgtgggtggcctgcgatgcgaaatcaagctacgcttggaagatgcaagtgtacaccggaaagccgagcggcggacgcccagaacggaatcaggggttgcgggtagtgctcgatgtaacggagggactgcacggtcgtaac cccgagctcccgaccgggctgctcgcggtcaagggaagagaggtgttctcatccaagttcgcattcacgcccactgccactcttgtgtcctacatcccaaagaaaaacaggaatgtggtgctcctgagcacacggcaccctgaggccgacatcagcgatcgcgaggacgggaaaccggtcaacgtcctggactacaaccgcaacaaaggtggcgtggacaacctagacaaggtgatcggaacgtacagctgcaggagg